One Miscanthus floridulus cultivar M001 chromosome 11, ASM1932011v1, whole genome shotgun sequence DNA window includes the following coding sequences:
- the LOC136492966 gene encoding kinesin-like protein KIN-12A isoform X1 — MRSLFSRHARHPATPPAPSFSGGVETPPRRRISKENVDPSSPARNYHHSALDHGASPFRSPSSAAKPLSSRNRLPPRPPSSNPLKRKLEVSSAAAAAGPTHDASPGPDSGVQVVVRIRPSCWVDEEEAGEDGRGPEACVRKTAANSVSIQGQDFTFDAVTDSASTQEDIFTLVGLPLVENCLSGFNSSIFAYGQTGSGKTYTMWGPLSALSEDSVSSERGLTPRVFEQLFSRINEEQVKHADKELTYNCVCSFLEIYNEQITDLLDPSQKNLQIREDVRTACVYVESLTKELVFTMKDVTQLLVKGLANRRTGATSANADSSRSHCVFTCVIKSDSKNPEDGSSITRSSRINLVDLAGSERQKLTHAAGDRLKEAGNINRSLSQLGNLINILAEISQSGKQRHHVPYRDSKLTFLLQESLGGNAKLAMICAVSPSQSCKSETLSTLRFAQRAKAIKNNAVVNEEKVEDVNALREQIRQLKDELHRMKSNGCIEGNNGSFATGWNPRRSLHLLKMSLGHPATFQCIKEDSDEEMEIDENDVEKPYNHESIAMSPINVKEVSKSLQASMDVSAGTSHDEDLDRDKNLISIKRSCCSANKFNTGTDIGDGKCKLNIAASIQRGLQVIESHQNNSAWRRASVGLNARIMDIQPCKVDVAIQTDPEEYETRDNPLALIPSCLLEASATESRDPSACRDLQLVPADVTVPSDDQKQRHFLKAVEKVLAGAIRREMARDEQCAKQAAEIQQLNRLVQQYKHERDCNAVIAQTLEGKIARLESLMDGTLPTEEFMNEEFLSLTNEHKILQKKYENHPDVLHAEIELKRLQEELDMFRNSGDEKEVLQEEIQDLKNQLHYMLSSSSSIRRFWPPVPLCQGSNSEPGTKDKDGDTNFGDTPNWTEAESKWITLTEELRVELEAAKSLVGKLQLELDSEKKCSEELKEAVQTAIQGAARHLEQYVDLQENHFRLLALHRRMREGVEDVKMRAEKAGIKGAELRFINSLAAEISVLKAQNEGLQGQLRDTAEAVQAAGELLVRLKDAEEAETLAKKQALVAEQETEKAYQEIDNLKKNYDQEILALKQRLTESSQCKDDTVQPQEPNNLEPPRYDTAGSPSGQNWKEFNTLQQGGSSEVSNSTDLNSWFYGYDKCNI; from the exons ATGCGGTCCCTCTTCTCGCGGCACGCGCGCCACCCCGCTACGCCGCCGGCCCCCTCTTTCTCCGGCGGCGTTGAGACCCCTCCTCGTCGCCGCATCTCCAAGGAGAACGTGGACCCCTCCTCCCCGGCGCGCAACTACCACCACTCCGCCCTCGACCACGGCGCCTCCCCCTTCCGCTCCCCGTCCTCCGCGGCGAAACCTCTCTCCTCCCGCAACCGCCTGCCACCGCGTCCGCCGTCCTCTAACCCACTAAAGAGGAAGCTCGAAGTCTCCtctgcggcggccgcggcgggccCCACTCACGACGCCTCGCCCGGGCCCGACTCCGGCGTCCAG GTGGTGGTGAGGATACGGCCGTCGTGCTGGGTCGATGAGGAGGAGGCAGGCGAGGATGGGCGGGGGCCGGAGGCCTGCGTGCGCAAGACGGCGGCCAACTCGGTCTCGATCCAGGGGCAGGACTTCACGTTCGATGCTGTCACTGACTCGGCCTCCACGCAG GAGGATATCTTCACCCTTGTTGGGCTGCCACTTGTTGAAAATTGCTTATCGGGTTTCAACAGCTCCATATTTGCCTACGGACAG ACTGGCAGTGGGAAAACGTACACTATGTGGGGGCCTCTATCTGCATTGTCAGAAGATTCAGTGAGCAGCGAGAGGGGCTTGACACCTCGTGTATTTGAGCAGTTGTTCTCCCGCATTAATGAA GAACAAGTTAAACATGCAGATAAAGAGCTAACTTACAATTGTGTCTGCTCGTTTCTCGAG ATCTACAATGAACAGATAACTGATTTGCTAGATCCCTCACAGAAGAATCTTCAG ATTAGAGAGGATGTTAGAACTGCCTGTGTTTATGTTGAATCATTGACAAAGGAGTTGGTTTTCACCATGAAGGATGTAACTCAGTTGTTGGTTAAG GGCCTGGCAAACCGGAGGACAGGGGCAACGAGCGCAAATGCTGATAGCTCACGCTCGCATTGTGTTTTTACGTGTGTCATTAAGTCGGATTCTAAG AATCCAGAGGATGGCTCAAGCATCACAAGATCAAGCAGGATAAACTTGGTAGACCTTGCTGGATCAGAGCGACAAAAACTAACACATGCAGCTGGGGATCGATTGAAAGAAGCTGGAAACATAAACCGTTCACTTTCACAGCTTGG aaacttgattaataTACTTGCAGAAATATCGCAGTCCGGAAAACAAAGGCACCATGTTCCATATCGTGATTCCAAGCTCACATTTCTATTACAAGAATCCCTTGGAGGCAATGCCAAACTGGCAATGATTTGTGCTGTTTCACCATCCCAAAG CTGTAAGAGTGAAACGTTAAGCACACTTAGGTTTGCCCAACGTGCAAAAGCTATAAAAAACAATGCCGTGGTTAATGAAGAGAAAGTTGAAGATGTAAATGCGCTGCGTGAGCAAATCAGGCAATTGAAG GATGAACTTCACCGAATGAAATCTAATGGATGCATAGAAGGGAATAATGGCAGCTTTGCCACTGGATGGAACCCTCGGCGCAGTTTGCATCTGTTGAAAATGAGCTTGGGTCATCCTGCAACATTCCAATGTATAAAAGAAGATAGTGATGAGGAAATGGAAATTGATGAGAATGATGTTGAGAAGCCCTACAATCATGAAAGTATTGCAATGTCTCCTATTAACGTTAAAGAAGTCTCCAAAAGTTTACAAGCTTCTATGGATGTAAGTGCTGGAACTTCACATGATGAAGATCTTGATAGGGATAAGAATTTGATATCCATAAAAAGGTCCTGCTGTAGTGCTAATAAATTTAACACTGGTACTGATATTGGAGATGGAAAATGCAAATTAAACATTGCCGCCAGTATACAGAGGGGACTTCAAGTCATTGAAAGTCACCAAAACAATAGTGCATGGAGGAGAGCATCGGTTGGATTAAATGCTAGAATCATGGATATTCAACCTTGCAAGGTTGATGTTGCAATTCAGACTGATCCTGAAGAATATGAAACCAGAGATAACCCTCTAGCTCTGATTCCTAGTTGTCTGCTTGAAGCTTCTGCAACTGAGAGTAGGGATCCCAGTGCTTGCAGAGACCTACAACTAGTACCAGCTGATGTGACAGtaccatctgatgaccaaaagcaGCGACATTTTCTGAAA GCTGTGGAGAAGGTCTTGGCTGGAGCTATCAGGCGAGAGATGGCACGTGATGAACAGTGTGCAAAGCAAGCTGCAGAAATTCAACAACTGAATCGTCTG GTGCAACAGTATAAGCATGAACGCGACTGTAATGCTGTAATTGCACAAACACTTGAAGGAAAAATTGCTAGGCTTGAGAGTCTCATGGATGGAACTTTACCAACTGAAGAATTCATGAATGAAGAGTTTTTATCACTTACGAATGAGCATAAG ATCCTCCAAAAGAAATATGAAAACCATCCTGATGTTTTGCATGCTGAAATTGAGTTGAAGAGACTCCAGGAGGAATTGGACATGTTCAGGAATTCTGGGGACGAGAAAGAAGTTCTACAGGAGGAGATACAAGATCTGAAAAATCAGTTGCATTACATGCTTTCATCTTCGTCATCAATCCGTAGATTCTGGCCTCCAGTGCCATTGTGTCAGGGAAGTAATTCTGAACCTGGAACAAAAGATAAAGATGGAGATACTAATTTTGGGGACACTCCCAATTGGACTGAAGCTGAGAGTAAATGGATTACACTCACAGAAGAGCTTAGAGTTGAACTTGAAGCAGCAAAATCCCTTGTTGGAAAGTTGCAGTTAGAACTGGATTCTGAGAAGAAATGCTCAGAAGAACTAAAGGAGGCAGTACAAACAGCTATCCAAGGAGCTGCAAGACACCTGGAACAATATGTTGATCTTCAAGAGAATCATTTTCGTTTGCTTGCTCTGCATAGGAGGATGCGTGAGGGTGTTGAGGATGTGAAGATGAGGGCAGAAAAGGCCGGTATCAAAGGTGCTGAATTGCGGTTCATCAACTCCCTTGCAGCTGAAATCTCAGTCCTAAAAGCTCAAAATGAAGGCCTTCAGGGCCAGCTAAGGGATACTGCTGAAGCTGTTCAGGCAGCTGGTGAATTGCTTGTTCGGTTGAAGGATGCAGAGGAAGCAGAAACACTAGCCAAG AAGCAGGCTTTAGTGGCAGAGCAAGAGACAGAGAAAGCTTATCAGGAGATTGACAACCTGAAAAAGAACTACGATCAGGAAATCCTTGCTCTAAAGCAGCGTCTCACAGAGTCCTCTCAGTGCAAGGACGATACGGTACAGCCACAAGAACCGAACAATCTTGAGCCTCCTAGGTATGACACAGCTGGTAGCCCCAGTGGGCAGAATTGGAAGGAGTTCAATACCTTGCAACAAGGTGGATCATCTGAGGTCTCCAATAGCACGGACCTCAACTCGTGGTTTTATGGATACGACAAATGTAACATTTGA
- the LOC136492966 gene encoding kinesin-like protein KIN-12A isoform X2, with the protein MRSLFSRHARHPATPPAPSFSGGVETPPRRRISKENVDPSSPARNYHHSALDHGASPFRSPSSAAKPLSSRNRLPPRPPSSNPLKRKLEVSSAAAAAGPTHDASPGPDSGVQVVVRIRPSCWVDEEEAGEDGRGPEACVRKTAANSVSIQGQDFTFDAVTDSASTQEDIFTLVGLPLVENCLSGFNSSIFAYGQTGSGKTYTMWGPLSALSEDSVSSERGLTPRVFEQLFSRINEEQVKHADKELTYNCVCSFLEIYNEQITDLLDPSQKNLQIREDVRTACVYVESLTKELVFTMKDVTQLLVKGLANRRTGATSANADSSRSHCVFTCVIKSDSKNPEDGSSITRSSRINLVDLAGSERQKLTHAAGDRLKEAGNINRSLSQLGNLINILAEISQSGKQRHHVPYRDSKLTFLLQESLGGNAKLAMICAVSPSQSCKSETLSTLRFAQRAKAIKNNAVVNEEKVEDVNALREQIRQLKDELHRMKSNGCIEGNNGSFATGWNPRRSLHLLKMSLGHPATFQCIKEDSDEEMEIDENDVEKPYNHESIAMSPINVKEVSKSLQASMDVSAGTSHDEDLDRDKNLISIKRSCCSANKFNTGTDIGDGKCKLNIAASIQRGLQVIESHQNNSAWRRASVGLNARIMDIQPCKVDVAIQTDPEEYETRDNPLALIPSCLLEASATESRDPSACRDLQLVPADVTVPSDDQKQRHFLKAVEKVLAGAIRREMARDEQCAKQAAEIQQLNRLVQQYKHERDCNAVIAQTLEGKIARLESLMDGTLPTEEFMNEEFLSLTNEHKILQKKYENHPDVLHAEIELKRLQEELDMFRNSGDEKEVLQEEIQDLKNQLHYMLSSSSSIRRFWPPVPLCQGSNSEPGTKDKDGDTNFGDTPNWTEAESKWITLTEELRVELEAAKSLVGKLQLELDSEKKCSEELKEAVQTAIQGAARHLEQYVDLQENHFRLLALHRRMREGVEDVKMRAEKAGIKGAELRFINSLAAEISVLKAQNEGLQGQLRDTAEAVQAAGELLVRLKDAEEAETLAKALVAEQETEKAYQEIDNLKKNYDQEILALKQRLTESSQCKDDTVQPQEPNNLEPPRYDTAGSPSGQNWKEFNTLQQGGSSEVSNSTDLNSWFYGYDKCNI; encoded by the exons ATGCGGTCCCTCTTCTCGCGGCACGCGCGCCACCCCGCTACGCCGCCGGCCCCCTCTTTCTCCGGCGGCGTTGAGACCCCTCCTCGTCGCCGCATCTCCAAGGAGAACGTGGACCCCTCCTCCCCGGCGCGCAACTACCACCACTCCGCCCTCGACCACGGCGCCTCCCCCTTCCGCTCCCCGTCCTCCGCGGCGAAACCTCTCTCCTCCCGCAACCGCCTGCCACCGCGTCCGCCGTCCTCTAACCCACTAAAGAGGAAGCTCGAAGTCTCCtctgcggcggccgcggcgggccCCACTCACGACGCCTCGCCCGGGCCCGACTCCGGCGTCCAG GTGGTGGTGAGGATACGGCCGTCGTGCTGGGTCGATGAGGAGGAGGCAGGCGAGGATGGGCGGGGGCCGGAGGCCTGCGTGCGCAAGACGGCGGCCAACTCGGTCTCGATCCAGGGGCAGGACTTCACGTTCGATGCTGTCACTGACTCGGCCTCCACGCAG GAGGATATCTTCACCCTTGTTGGGCTGCCACTTGTTGAAAATTGCTTATCGGGTTTCAACAGCTCCATATTTGCCTACGGACAG ACTGGCAGTGGGAAAACGTACACTATGTGGGGGCCTCTATCTGCATTGTCAGAAGATTCAGTGAGCAGCGAGAGGGGCTTGACACCTCGTGTATTTGAGCAGTTGTTCTCCCGCATTAATGAA GAACAAGTTAAACATGCAGATAAAGAGCTAACTTACAATTGTGTCTGCTCGTTTCTCGAG ATCTACAATGAACAGATAACTGATTTGCTAGATCCCTCACAGAAGAATCTTCAG ATTAGAGAGGATGTTAGAACTGCCTGTGTTTATGTTGAATCATTGACAAAGGAGTTGGTTTTCACCATGAAGGATGTAACTCAGTTGTTGGTTAAG GGCCTGGCAAACCGGAGGACAGGGGCAACGAGCGCAAATGCTGATAGCTCACGCTCGCATTGTGTTTTTACGTGTGTCATTAAGTCGGATTCTAAG AATCCAGAGGATGGCTCAAGCATCACAAGATCAAGCAGGATAAACTTGGTAGACCTTGCTGGATCAGAGCGACAAAAACTAACACATGCAGCTGGGGATCGATTGAAAGAAGCTGGAAACATAAACCGTTCACTTTCACAGCTTGG aaacttgattaataTACTTGCAGAAATATCGCAGTCCGGAAAACAAAGGCACCATGTTCCATATCGTGATTCCAAGCTCACATTTCTATTACAAGAATCCCTTGGAGGCAATGCCAAACTGGCAATGATTTGTGCTGTTTCACCATCCCAAAG CTGTAAGAGTGAAACGTTAAGCACACTTAGGTTTGCCCAACGTGCAAAAGCTATAAAAAACAATGCCGTGGTTAATGAAGAGAAAGTTGAAGATGTAAATGCGCTGCGTGAGCAAATCAGGCAATTGAAG GATGAACTTCACCGAATGAAATCTAATGGATGCATAGAAGGGAATAATGGCAGCTTTGCCACTGGATGGAACCCTCGGCGCAGTTTGCATCTGTTGAAAATGAGCTTGGGTCATCCTGCAACATTCCAATGTATAAAAGAAGATAGTGATGAGGAAATGGAAATTGATGAGAATGATGTTGAGAAGCCCTACAATCATGAAAGTATTGCAATGTCTCCTATTAACGTTAAAGAAGTCTCCAAAAGTTTACAAGCTTCTATGGATGTAAGTGCTGGAACTTCACATGATGAAGATCTTGATAGGGATAAGAATTTGATATCCATAAAAAGGTCCTGCTGTAGTGCTAATAAATTTAACACTGGTACTGATATTGGAGATGGAAAATGCAAATTAAACATTGCCGCCAGTATACAGAGGGGACTTCAAGTCATTGAAAGTCACCAAAACAATAGTGCATGGAGGAGAGCATCGGTTGGATTAAATGCTAGAATCATGGATATTCAACCTTGCAAGGTTGATGTTGCAATTCAGACTGATCCTGAAGAATATGAAACCAGAGATAACCCTCTAGCTCTGATTCCTAGTTGTCTGCTTGAAGCTTCTGCAACTGAGAGTAGGGATCCCAGTGCTTGCAGAGACCTACAACTAGTACCAGCTGATGTGACAGtaccatctgatgaccaaaagcaGCGACATTTTCTGAAA GCTGTGGAGAAGGTCTTGGCTGGAGCTATCAGGCGAGAGATGGCACGTGATGAACAGTGTGCAAAGCAAGCTGCAGAAATTCAACAACTGAATCGTCTG GTGCAACAGTATAAGCATGAACGCGACTGTAATGCTGTAATTGCACAAACACTTGAAGGAAAAATTGCTAGGCTTGAGAGTCTCATGGATGGAACTTTACCAACTGAAGAATTCATGAATGAAGAGTTTTTATCACTTACGAATGAGCATAAG ATCCTCCAAAAGAAATATGAAAACCATCCTGATGTTTTGCATGCTGAAATTGAGTTGAAGAGACTCCAGGAGGAATTGGACATGTTCAGGAATTCTGGGGACGAGAAAGAAGTTCTACAGGAGGAGATACAAGATCTGAAAAATCAGTTGCATTACATGCTTTCATCTTCGTCATCAATCCGTAGATTCTGGCCTCCAGTGCCATTGTGTCAGGGAAGTAATTCTGAACCTGGAACAAAAGATAAAGATGGAGATACTAATTTTGGGGACACTCCCAATTGGACTGAAGCTGAGAGTAAATGGATTACACTCACAGAAGAGCTTAGAGTTGAACTTGAAGCAGCAAAATCCCTTGTTGGAAAGTTGCAGTTAGAACTGGATTCTGAGAAGAAATGCTCAGAAGAACTAAAGGAGGCAGTACAAACAGCTATCCAAGGAGCTGCAAGACACCTGGAACAATATGTTGATCTTCAAGAGAATCATTTTCGTTTGCTTGCTCTGCATAGGAGGATGCGTGAGGGTGTTGAGGATGTGAAGATGAGGGCAGAAAAGGCCGGTATCAAAGGTGCTGAATTGCGGTTCATCAACTCCCTTGCAGCTGAAATCTCAGTCCTAAAAGCTCAAAATGAAGGCCTTCAGGGCCAGCTAAGGGATACTGCTGAAGCTGTTCAGGCAGCTGGTGAATTGCTTGTTCGGTTGAAGGATGCAGAGGAAGCAGAAACACTAGCCAAG GCTTTAGTGGCAGAGCAAGAGACAGAGAAAGCTTATCAGGAGATTGACAACCTGAAAAAGAACTACGATCAGGAAATCCTTGCTCTAAAGCAGCGTCTCACAGAGTCCTCTCAGTGCAAGGACGATACGGTACAGCCACAAGAACCGAACAATCTTGAGCCTCCTAGGTATGACACAGCTGGTAGCCCCAGTGGGCAGAATTGGAAGGAGTTCAATACCTTGCAACAAGGTGGATCATCTGAGGTCTCCAATAGCACGGACCTCAACTCGTGGTTTTATGGATACGACAAATGTAACATTTGA